The Aedes albopictus strain Foshan chromosome 1, AalbF5, whole genome shotgun sequence genomic interval GGGACTAGGAACCGAAGCTTGGGCTGGAACTGTTTCGGTTGGCGGTGTGTACTGACCATGCAGAAGCTGGTGGTGACGCGATTGGCAACCTCGAATACCACACTCCTTTTTCGATCGACATGGCCATTTACGATGAGGCACCAAACAGGTTCGACAGAGGTTCCTTTGGCGCACAACTTTCCAGCGAGCATCCATAGTCAGGTTTTTGAACAATTGGCACGATGCTATCTGGTGAGCCTCCTCTTCGCAGTAGATACACATTTTAGATGGGTGACCTGAATTGACGTCTGGGTAGGTTTCGGTCTCATCGACGTCGTTGGCCGGTTGCTGTGAGTGAACGAACAACTTTTCCTTGTTTTTCTCGTAGCGATTCGCCGCGACTTTTGGGGAACCATGAAATGATTCGGAACTGATCATTAGATCGGACGCCAGTCCTACTAGATTCGCAACGAAATGATTGAAAGTCGCCAGGTTGACATCAGCTTGTAATTGTTTGTAGGCACCCCACTGCAATTTCAGACTTGTGGGCAGTTTGTCGACAAGTTCATTGAGGAGCATCGGATTGTTGAGCTGATTTAGTTGTTCGGAGATAATCATGTGATCAATCATGTTTTGCACAGCGAGCCCATAGTCGACTATGGACTTAAGGTTGTCTGCTTTCGGTGGAGGACAGGAACGCACGCGCCTAAGCAATGAATTTATCAGGGCTTCAGGCCGTCCGAAAAGCATTCGAAGTGTGTCGATGATGTACGGGACGGAGCTCGGTAGCAGCAAGCGACTTCTGACAGCCTCGAGGGCGTTTCCCCGTAAGCAGCGCTGAAGCCGAGCGAGATTTTCGGCATCGCTGTAGCCACAAACTTCCGTCGAGTTTTTGTAGCTGCTGTAGAATATTGGCCACTCTTCCGGGCTTCCCGTGAACACGGGTAGATCCCGCGGCATGACCTGTCGGGCTGCTAGTTGAGTCGACGTTGGTGTTGGTTGATGAATCAAGGCAGCTTCGTATGGGTTCTGTTTTGCGGGCTGGTGATCCCACGGCAGAACTGGATCCACTCGAGTTCTCGCAGGGGGTGAAGGTGGTTCCACTGCGCAATCGGCATCCACGAACATTTGTCCCGAGGGGAAGGGGAGAAATGACGCCGTCGGGTTGGCATGATACTTGACATACTCGGTATCCGGTCGGGATGCAGCAGGAAGGCCGATCCGTGGAGGGGTTATTTTTGTAGATGGCTCGTTTTTGTAAGGCATCGGCGACTGCACCGTTGCATTCATGGTAGCCATCGTTGGAATCGTCACCGAGTTAGAAGCTCGCCTTGATAATGCGCTCTGAACGGTGTCGCTTGCTTGCTCCTCCTCGGAACCAGTGACTGATCGGTCGCAAAGTTGATTTTGTAGTACACACATCGTTGAGAGGGCCCCAGTGTATCTTTCCACAGGTCGTCGTGTTGCTCGAGGGGCTGCAATAGGAGTGCTTCGATAACTGGTGGTGGGAATTGCTAACGCCAAATTAGGAGGATTATTCGGGGTAGAAGCTGCGTTTGGTCCGTTGCGAAAGTTCTCCAACTTCCTCGAAACCGACTGTGTTTCAGAGGTAGGAAAAGCCACTGTTCTCGCGTTGGGAGCAAACTGCACTTCCGCTTCCGTGGCTGTGACCATCACATCTTCATCGAGCCATTTCTCCAATCTCTTCTGTTTCGAATGCGCACTGACATTACTCCTTTCGCTCACCGAATCATCGTCGTCTTCGAGCTGCATCAAGATCTCGAACTTCTCCTTGAGATATTTCTCTTCTTCCTCGAGCTTCTTCATTTTGAGCTGGTTTTGTTGTTCCAATAGCTCCAACCGCAGCTTTGCTTGACGAGACTTCTTACTTGACGCGGATGTGTAAACCGATATTCTGGAAGCCGGGTCTTTTAGGGCTTCCTCTCGGCATTTCTCGCACGTCCAGGATCGTTTCGTATCGGCAATTGAATCTGCTACGCCAGCACATCCAAAGTGTTGCCACGCGTTACACTTATCGCATCCGACCATGTCCTCTGCGCTGTCGGGTCTCTCGCATTTCTGACAACTGGCCGACTCTTGGTTGGGTTTTCGTGGCATTTTCCTTGGAGGTTAGGTTTTCATTCCTTCGCGGGATGAAATCTTTGAAGTTTGTTGCGGTCCCGATTAAAAACACCGTTTTGCAGTTGCGTTTGAGCAGCTTCAAAGCTAAAATGTTTATTATAATTAGTATGTTTCGTTGGTTTTAGTTAAATTATACGTACATTTCAGTATTTCTTGCAAATCGGTACGCAACGTGTGTTTTTTCTCCGAGCCTCGCAGGACTCAATCTTGCACTATTCCTACTCTACTTTAGTTCAATCGCTGTGGAATTTAGGGCAAATAACTAATAACTTAACTAGAAGAAACAGTTTTACTCTTAGTAAATTAATCACCGCTGTTGACTTTCAGTTTTCTTCCCTTTTCTCCTCTTCTTCTCTTTACATCTGACGTTCGTCCGAGGGAGTGGCTGGCAGACTCACGTACCAGTGTGCCCAGTCACAGCAacaaataatgtttacatccgacaagccgtgttggtaaaccaacagtttctttattacagcttctagctgtaatgaaatcgcataacggcctttaaagcgctgctgatttggggatttgtcagtataacgaattgtactgtatagtagcagctgttttgttagtggggactcctattcgatttgttcaagttttcacatcttccgggaaatctcccggagttggaatagagtggagtaaaggcagcaccagtgacaagcaatggatttctgaaaaccgagttttgtagctgtatggtgcttgttttacagttgtgtattagcttatgatttatatttgactagcttcccttttattcagcgttgactgcttttactcgatggttacacaacagaaagcaaatgactgaagcttatagcgctgaaaatgttagttgggcagtcTTCAGCACTCAGTTGGGATATTATCCAGGATTTGACTTATCAAATCCAAGGCTTGACTGGGCCAGTCTTGAGGACTCAACTGTGCTAGAGGAGTTGACTGGGATAGTCCTCAGCCCTACGACTTTATTGAACTAGTTTTTTGGACTTGAGCTAGATACCAGGATTTGACTGGGCTAGTGTAAATGAATTTTCTGCGCTAGTGCATAGAACTTGACTGGGCTAGTCTTCAGGACTTGGTAGGGATATTACCCAGGATTCGACTTTGTCAGTCTCCTGGACTTCTTCAAGACCAGTCTTCAGGACTCAACTGGGATAATCTTTAGGACTTAGTTGAGATTTCCTTAGGATtagctgagaaaatccttggctAGTTTCCATATAACTGGACTTGTTCCCATGAACTCACTGGACTAGTTCCTAGGACTTATCTGGGCTAGTTTCCAGGACTTGATTGGACTTGTCCTCAGGATCTGACTGGGATGGTCCTTAGGGTTTGATTGGGCTAGTTGACTGGACTGAACTCTAGAACTAAGGCTAGGTCAATCGCCAAGACTTAGTTGGATTAGTTTTCAGGACATAACTAGACCAGACTTCAGGACTTGGATAGGAGAATATCTGGGACTTTCCGTTGGGTCAGTTGTGAGATTTAACAGGGTTAGCCTCCAACACTTAGTTGGGCCTGAGCTCTCACGGCTTGACTGGAGTTGACTGGGCAAATGTTCTGTACCTGACTGAGCCAAACTCACGGACTTGACTGGACTATTCCTAAGGACTTGGTTGAGATAGTCTCCTGGTCTTGAGTAAGCTAGCCTCTAGGACCTAGGCATTTACTCGGCTAACTCCTAGGGCTTGACTGTCCTATTTCTTAGGGCTGAGTTGGGATGTTCTTCAGGATTTGACTGGGCAAATCCCTACAACTTGACTGGGCTAGATCACAGGACTTGGTTTAGATAGCCCCAGCACTGCCACTGGGCATGTCTTCGGAACTCGAGTGTCCTAGTTTCTGGGAGATAACTGGGCTAGTCTGCAGGAATAAACTAGACCGGTTCTCATAAACTTAATAGGCCAGTTCCTTGGACTTGACAAGGCTATTTCTAAGGACTTGGTAGAGTCATTCTTCAGGGTTTGGCTGGATTAATCCCTAGAACTTGACTGGGCTTGTTTACAGGACTTTGTTGGGGTAGCCCAAGGATTTGACTGCGCAAATCTTAGTGATTTGAGACACGTTGACGGTAGTAGACGCTACGTTCCGAAAAGTGCGGGGACGGCGGAGCCGGAGCGCGCAGATCCGGTGGAACCAATGGACACGACAGGTGGGTCATCAAATTAAGTGTAACCCTTTCTATTTCAAGATTCCAGTTAGTAGCGGTCATACCGTCATTTATATTTACCCAAGTATTTACCTTAGCTACGAATCCTTTTAGGCAAATGTTCTATCACAGCTTCCTCGCCATCACTGTCCTCATCCGAGAACAGTTTGTCCTTCTTGCTATCCTCTCGACTTTGGTAGACAATTCCGTCGAAGTTAAACTCTCCCTCCTCCGATTGACCCGCGCCATCCTTCCGCTGGGTAAGCCAAGGACAAACCTCCCCGACCAATTGGCTCATCTTCTCCCCTCCGGGATCGTCCCTCCACACCACATTGAATCGGACAGCGTGCGGTCGAAGATACCGCAGGAAGTCCTCCAGCTCACCGTAGCTGGCATGGTTCGAGTAGCAGACGGAGAACTCCTCCCGATCGTTGCGTAATCTCCGACAGATCGGATCCGACGGATTCAATCCACGCCAGCGTAGGGCCGACGGCCGGATCACTCGGATATACTTCCCGTCCAGCGTCGGTTGGCAGGGGAGGTTCCCTTTAGGGGCGGAATGGGTACCGAGGCAGGCATGGATTCGAGTTCCGGCGGGATCGCCGGCAGTGACCGCATCGTCCAGGCTGGTCAGAAAGCGATAGCTTTGTAGTTCTTCCCGTTTGACGTGGATTTTGTGGCGGAGGCGGCGGGACAGTTCGATGAACAGGAACTCCGATCCGTACAGGGCCGGAAGCTTTAGGGAGACTACGTTTTGGGGGTTGAGGGAGAGCCATTCCTGACAGAGTTCGGTCAGTTTGGATAGGCTGCCTGATTGGGGTGGAAGATAGCGGTATTGCGGGAGGAAGAAAGTCGTGTCCAGGTAGATGACGTCCGGGGAGAGATTCCGGAGGGGTAGGATGTTACGGAGATCCTTGGGGGACAACCGGAAGTCGCCGGTGTAGAGCACTTTGTGGTGGTTGGTTTGGAAGAGGAACATTACCGAGCCGGGGCAGTGCCCGGCCGGGACGGTGGTCACTTGTAGGTCACGGGGGTGTTCCGACGGGGCGTGCTCGACTGGTTCCAATGGTATGGAGATGGTCTCTATTGGAAAGATGTCATTCACTCTGATGTTCGAAATTGTTTGTATTGAAGTAAACTCACCTCCAATTTCAACCGTGCGAATGTTTCCGGCCACCTGCGGGAATCGGTGCTTCAGGAATACTCCCGAAATAGGACTGGCGTACAGCGGTCCCGGAAGTGAATCTTCGAGATGCAATCCGTGCATATGATCCATGTGACAGTGCGACAGGAAAAACACTTGCGattgggttcggttcacttctaTGAACCGGTCGGCCGATATGCCGGGGATTTCCGCGAAAAATCCGGAAAATGTACTCATTTTCACGGCGCCGAGCTGAAACGGACTTTTGAAGACTTTGCACGACACTCCCCCGCTTTGCGCGCCGGCACAAGAAAGTTCATGAAAACAAAGCCGGTGCTACCAAAGTGATCAAAACCGAGCAGTAGCTTGTGCTACCTGCGTACTGTTTGCGCCTATTGACCACTAGATGGCGCCACATAGCTCATCGATTTCAAACTATACGAGCACAAGAAACCACTCTATAAGTAAATTCAAGTCGGATTTTTTGAACTGGCTTCAAATTGTATTTTGAGTAGAAAACAGTAAAAGCTTTGGAATAACTTTCTTGACAATCTCTGCCTCAAGTAGGTCAACATGAGAACACATTCGAATTTAAATTTTCATTGTTTATTATCATAAGTTTAAGCAAATTACAGATAGTCTTGAAGAAAAGTATCGATTACATATTCTAAGCAATATTTTTGTTTCGCAAAAGCAAAATCACTCCACAACCTCCTTACTTCCAGAGCTTCTTGATCGACATGTTCTTCTCGGAGTCCTTCTGCATCACCTTGGCGACGGCCATCTCGAAGTCTTCCTGTGTGACGTGGACCCGACGCTCCCGCAGGGCGTACATTCCCGCCTCGGTACAAACGCCCTTCACCTCGGCCCCGGAAGCACCCGGCATCAGCTCGGCGATCTTTCGCAGATTAATACCACGCGTCAGGTTCATCTTGCGCGAGTGAATCTTCAGAATGTCCAAACGGGCTTCCTCGTTTGGTGGCGGGAATTCGATCTTACGATCGATACGACCGGGACGCAGCAGGGCCGGATCCAGGATGTCAATCCGATTGGTGGCCATGATGACCTTGATGTTCTTGGTCGCCTCGAACCCATCCAGCTGGTTCAACAACTCCAACATAGTACGCTGCACCTCGGAATCACCACCGCTGCCGCTTTCGATACGGGACGATCCGATGGAATCGATTTCGTCCATGAAGATGATCGACGGAGCGTGTTCTCTGCAATAAAGTTACATTAAAACCACCCGATACCAGTTCTGCGCCTCCAAACTCACCTCGCCATCACGAACAGCTCCCGCACCATTCGCGAACCCTCGCCGATAAACTTCTGCACCAATTCCGATCCAGAAACGCGTATAAACGTACACTCCGTATGATGGGCCACAGCTCGCGCCAACAAGGTCTTTCCCGTTCCAGGCGGTCCATACAGCAGCACTCCCTTCGGCTGGGCAATACCCAGCGCATCGAACAGCTCCGGATGCTTCACCGGCAACTCGATCACCTCCTTAATCTCCTTGATCTGCTTGTCCAGCCCACCGACCATTTCGTACGTCGAATCCGGAACCTTCTCCACCATCATCAGCGACACCAACGGATCGACCTTGTTCGGCAGGATCTTGTGCAGCGTGTAGCTCTCGTTCCTCAAAGCTACCCGACAGTTCGGCGTAACGTCGTTGATGTCGATGTTCTTATCGATGTCCACCACGAACTTTCCCTCCGGGTGCACCTTGACCAGCACCTTCTTCTTGTCCATGGGCTTAACCACTTCGCCGACGTAGCTTCCCTGTTCCTGCAGCAGCTGCAACTCCTCTCGCAACATACGCACCTTGGCGTTCAACTCATTCCGTTGCGCTTGCAAACGACGCAAGTTCTGATTCTTCTCCGCCACAATCAACTGCAGCTCCTCGATCTTCTGGATGTAGTACGAGCGAAAGCCTTCCCCCTTCTGGGTATCCACTTCCATCTAGATACACCGACATAACCATAACAAACGAAATTTTAATCGCATTAATTTCCCAGCTATTCCCCCAAACTCCCATCAAATTTCAACCTACCTTGGTAGAATTGGTCATTTCGCTGAAATGGACCACAGCAGTTCAACGGAACAGAAGGATTTTACGCGATTTCCCGGGATATGTTGTCCGGTCGTAGTCACTGCTTCCAAACACCAGTCAACAAAAACGCAAGCTCATCGGTTTGGCGAACCGACTGACAGACCAACAAAGATGACGATGAAACGTCAAACGACATTGATTTCGTGCTTTCAGGTTGGCAGCGCTGCGGTTAGGTGTCGAGTTGGATACCTGAGAGCTAGGTGTGGAAACggtattttgaaatatttcagttTAAAACTACACTGAACCAAAGCTTCATCCTATAAACGACTGTAAACTCTTATATGCTTACGCCTCTTAacgacccaggtaaccactaagcactgttctgagcattataacagccatttaacagcttttcagtgctaaatagctctatataagcattcctaatgcttatgggcactataaccagtaagaactaaattaagccctgtaagcctatataaagcctacaagctgtaaagaagtttgtcagtgctgtcacagggcttggagcacatgac includes:
- the LOC109415236 gene encoding protein artemis-like, whose translation is MSTFSGFFAEIPGISADRFIEVNRTQSQVFFLSHCHMDHMHGLHLEDSLPGPLYASPISGVFLKHRFPQVAGNIRTVEIGETISIPLEPVEHAPSEHPRDLQVTTVPAGHCPGSVMFLFQTNHHKVLYTGDFRLSPKDLRNILPLRNLSPDVIYLDTTFFLPQYRYLPPQSGSLSKLTELCQEWLSLNPQNVVSLKLPALYGSEFLFIELSRRLRHKIHVKREELQSYRFLTSLDDAVTAGDPAGTRIHACLGTHSAPKGNLPCQPTLDGKYIRVIRPSALRWRGLNPSDPICRRLRNDREEFSVCYSNHASYGELEDFLRYLRPHAVRFNVVWRDDPGGEKMSQLVGEVCPWLTQRKDGAGQSEEGEFNFDGIVYQSREDSKKDKLFSDEDSDGEEAVIEHLPKRIRS
- the LOC109415235 gene encoding 26S proteasome regulatory subunit 8, with amino-acid sequence MTNSTKMEVDTQKGEGFRSYYIQKIEELQLIVAEKNQNLRRLQAQRNELNAKVRMLREELQLLQEQGSYVGEVVKPMDKKKVLVKVHPEGKFVVDIDKNIDINDVTPNCRVALRNESYTLHKILPNKVDPLVSLMMVEKVPDSTYEMVGGLDKQIKEIKEVIELPVKHPELFDALGIAQPKGVLLYGPPGTGKTLLARAVAHHTECTFIRVSGSELVQKFIGEGSRMVRELFVMAREHAPSIIFMDEIDSIGSSRIESGSGGDSEVQRTMLELLNQLDGFEATKNIKVIMATNRIDILDPALLRPGRIDRKIEFPPPNEEARLDILKIHSRKMNLTRGINLRKIAELMPGASGAEVKGVCTEAGMYALRERRVHVTQEDFEMAVAKVMQKDSEKNMSIKKLWK